A single Penaeus chinensis breed Huanghai No. 1 chromosome 7, ASM1920278v2, whole genome shotgun sequence DNA region contains:
- the LOC125026841 gene encoding cuticle protein 19.8-like, with product MAQTLSYKYRIDDGLYQYDVELIVVALALGAFADTGPRNSPPAPSINPPVPSYHAPAPAPVGPARYDFNYAAKDDYSGNDFGHQEARDGYDTQGTYYVQLPDGRLQTVNYNVNGDSGFLADVAYQGKAQYPAQQPSRTYQP from the exons ATGGCTCAGACACTGTCGTATAAGTACC GTATCGATGATGGGTTATATCAATATGATGTTGAA CTAATCGTCGTTGCCTTGGCGTTAGGTGCATTTGCTGACACTGGTCCAAGAAATAGTCCTCCTGCTCCGTCCATAAACCCTCCTGTCCCGTCCTACCACGCCCCTGCACCCGCTCCTGTG GGACCAGCACGGTACGACTTTAATTATGCCGCGAAAGACGACtactccggcaacgacttcggtCATCAGGAGGCCCGTGACGGATACGACACTCAAGGTACCTACTACgtccagctccccgacggccgcctgcagacagTCAACTATAACGTGAACGGCGACTCCGGTTTCCTAGCTGATGTGGCTTATCAAGGAAAGGCTCAGTACCCTGCCCAGCAGCCTTCAAGAACCTATCAACCTTGA
- the LOC125027483 gene encoding cuticle protein 18.6-like: protein MALLMIIAALVLGAFADTGPRYSPPVPSYNPPIPSYNAPAPAPVGPARYDFNYAVKDDYSGNDFGHQEARDGYDTQGTYYVQLPDGRLQTVNYNVNGDSGFLADVAYQGEAQYPAQQPSRSYQPAPSPSYQAAPASTYG, encoded by the exons ATGGCTCTCCTG ATGATCATCGCTGCCCTTGTCCTCGGTGCCTTCGCTGACACTGGTCCAAGATACAGTCCTCCTGTTCCCTCCTATAACCCTCCTATCCCATCCTACAACGCCCCTGCACCCGCTCCCGTG GGACCAGCACGGTACGACTTTAATTATGCCGTGAAAGATGACtactccggcaacgacttcggccaccaggaggcccgtgacggATACGATACTCAAGGTACCTACTACGTCCAGCTCCcagacggccgcctgcagacagTCAACTATAACGTGAACGGCGACTCCGGCTTCCTAGCTGATGTGGCTTATCAAGGAGAAGCTCAGTACCCAGCTCAGCAGCCTTCAAGATCCTACCAACCTGCTCCTTCTCCATCCTACCAGGCTGCCCCTGCTTCTACTTATGGTTAA
- the LOC125027482 gene encoding cuticle protein 18.6-like, whose product MSSKAVIIAALIMGALADSVPRYSPPTPSYSPTTPAYNPPTPAYNPPAPAYNPPAPAYNAPAPSGPAQYDFNYAVKDDYSGNDFGHQEARDGYDTQGTFYVQLPDGRLQTVTYNVNGDSGFLADVAYQGEAQYPAQEPSRSYQPAPSPSYQPAPTPVYG is encoded by the exons GCTGTGATCATCGCTGCCCTGATAATGGGGGCACTTGCTGATTCAGTGCCCAGATACAGCCCTCCTACTCCGTCCTACAGCCCCACAACTCCTGCTTACAACCCACCAACTCCTGCCTATAATCCCCCAGCTCCTGCTTATAATCCTCCTGCTCCTGCCTACAACGCACCCGCTCCTTCG GGTCCCGCGCAGTACGACTTCAATTATGCTGTGAAAGATGACTATTCCGGCaacgacttcggtcaccaggaggcccgtgacggATACGACACACAGGGGACTTTCTACgtccagctccccgacggccgcctacAGACAGTCACCTATAACGTGAACGGCGACTCCGGTTTCCTGGCCGATGTGGCGTACCAGGGAGAGGCTCAGTACCCGGCCCAAGAGCCTTCTAGGTCCTATCAACCCGCTCCTTCTCCATCCTACCAGCCTGCTCCCACCCCTGTTTATGGATAA
- the LOC125027484 gene encoding cuticle protein 18.6-like: MALLLIIAALLLGAFAESGPRYSPPTPSYNPPVPSYNAPAPAPVAPAQYNFNYAVKDDYSGNDFGHQESRDGYDTQGTYYVQLPDGRLQTVNYNVNGDSGFLADVAYQGEAQYPAQQPSRSYQPAPSPSYQPAPTPAYG, encoded by the exons ATGGCTCTCCTG CTGATTATCGCTGCCCTTCTGCTCGGTGCGTTTGCTGAATCTGGTCCTAGATACAGTCCTCCTACACCATCCTACAACCCTCCTGTTCCTTCCTACAACGCCCCTGCACCCGCTCCTGTG GCACCAGCACAATACAACTTTAATTATGCCGTGAAAGACGACtactccggcaacgacttcggtCACCAAGAAAGCCGTGATGGATACGACACTCAAGGTACCTACTACgtccagctccccgacggccgcctgcagacagTCAACTATAACGTGAACGGCGACTCCGGCTTCTTAGCTGACGTGGCTTACCAGGGAGAGGCTCAGTACCCAGCCCAGCAGCCTTCAAGATCCTACCAACCTGCTCCCTCCCCATCCTACCAGCCTGCCCCGACCCCGGCTTATGGTTGA